DNA from Chrysiogenia bacterium:
GGCAATCGCGCCCACGTCCAGATAGCGCTTACTGCGCAGGCTGACGCGCCAGTCGCCCTTGTCTATTTCTTTGAAGAAGATCGCCACTTCCACCGATCCGATGGAGCGCGGAAAGTTCACGATCTCATCGAGCAGGTCGTAGCGGTCGCCATGGGCGAGCATGGTCTTACGATCGGCTGTCACGGAAGCCCACGCCCCGCGCTTACCGG
Protein-coding regions in this window:
- a CDS encoding bifunctional oligoribonuclease/PAP phosphatase NrnA; the encoded protein is GKRGAWASVTADRKTMLAHGDRYDLLDEIVNFPRSIGSVEVAIFFKEIDKGDWRVSLRSKRYLDVGAIANSFGGGGHKFAAGLSLKGTRQEVRNHLIKKIEASLK